A stretch of Myxococcus hansupus DNA encodes these proteins:
- a CDS encoding choice-of-anchor D domain-containing protein — protein MRRAFGVVGLVAAMVVAVACERPASQKAKSAFVVRPETIDFGPAALGHTKTLKVRIANAGRASYRVEGAISSVPNVDIPPFEPFVLPAGGEQEIEVHFLPRVEGEIQGQVEILTDAEAGGRVPVKGRGVKAFIEVSPEALDFGNVPMGFVEMREVTVRNPSDVDSPLSLSLQGADADQFTAGQGLPSSLAPGEARVIPVAYAPRRLGTAEAALHVVVCDGCEPAVVPLTGTGVASKLEVTPLRVDFGRVALGATAEQVITVRNLGTEPLSFSGSQLVESSEGVFRVSNEPVVANNLLAPGAVVELRVAFTPSAVGKVRDGRVEIGVREQGSTAPGPKVALAGEGGGSCVTVLPRRLAFGTVAEGMTATRQVTVYNRCRDSVSVSDLELDTHQGGYFTLAQAPASVSVPAGQSVRVGVTFSPKAGNTVVSTGKLAVTVRDGGSLATEAVALEGQGGVFPPCQYALSQTLDFGKVPVGAEVALGATLRNTGSEACYLASMQLAQGSDGAFTATPVENGVLEPGKKASLVIRFKPPEEGRFTGLAEAWVNHPTLGHPLVQLQGEGVVGCFALQPTTLDFGVTKLSCGPRTRELVAVNSCVGPVQVNQVAFDADAGEFTVDGGGNAPWTLGPASTRPLTATYAPVDEGADTAALRFTLADGAVYTVGMVGLGVTKAEQTDRFFQESQAKVDVLFVVDNSGSMMEEQQSLGQNFASFLSAADGASVDYRIGVTTTGLDPSPGGWSECPGGAQGGENGRLFPVDGSRPRIITPGTPDAATVFANNTRVGVCHWNEQGLEAAYRALSDPLLYSEDDPRTPQPNDGNGGFLREDARLAIIFVSDEEDFSAQPVSFYETYLMALKGNDRSKLSINAIVGPADLSKCPTSSSSGSRYSQLALATGGVVDSICTPNWASSLEKLSDSTFGTNRKFPLSETPADPSSIVVHVDGVPVTSGWEYDAGENAVLFNRESAPSVGSLVEVTYALGCG, from the coding sequence ATGCGCAGGGCGTTTGGGGTGGTGGGGTTGGTGGCGGCGATGGTGGTGGCGGTGGCGTGTGAGCGGCCCGCCTCCCAGAAGGCGAAGAGCGCCTTCGTCGTCCGTCCAGAGACCATCGATTTCGGCCCGGCGGCGCTTGGTCACACCAAGACGCTGAAGGTGCGAATCGCCAACGCCGGCCGCGCCTCGTACCGCGTGGAGGGCGCCATCTCCAGCGTGCCCAACGTGGACATCCCGCCCTTCGAGCCTTTCGTCCTGCCCGCCGGTGGCGAGCAGGAGATTGAAGTCCACTTCCTGCCGCGGGTGGAGGGCGAGATTCAGGGGCAGGTGGAGATCCTCACGGACGCGGAGGCCGGCGGGCGGGTGCCGGTGAAGGGCCGTGGCGTGAAGGCTTTCATCGAGGTGTCCCCGGAGGCGCTCGACTTCGGCAACGTGCCCATGGGCTTCGTGGAGATGCGCGAGGTGACGGTGCGCAACCCGTCCGACGTGGACAGCCCGCTGTCGCTATCGCTGCAGGGCGCGGACGCCGACCAGTTCACCGCGGGCCAGGGATTGCCCTCTTCGCTGGCGCCGGGCGAGGCGCGGGTGATTCCGGTGGCCTACGCCCCGCGCCGGTTGGGCACGGCCGAGGCGGCGCTGCACGTGGTGGTGTGTGACGGATGCGAGCCCGCCGTGGTGCCGCTGACGGGCACCGGCGTGGCGTCCAAGTTGGAGGTGACGCCGCTGCGCGTGGACTTCGGCCGCGTGGCCCTGGGCGCCACGGCGGAGCAGGTCATCACCGTGCGCAACCTGGGCACGGAGCCGCTGAGCTTCAGCGGTTCGCAGTTGGTGGAGAGCTCCGAGGGCGTCTTCCGCGTTTCGAACGAGCCGGTGGTGGCCAACAACCTGCTGGCGCCGGGCGCGGTGGTGGAGCTGCGCGTGGCCTTCACGCCCTCGGCGGTGGGCAAGGTGCGTGACGGGCGGGTGGAGATTGGCGTGCGCGAGCAGGGCTCCACCGCGCCGGGCCCCAAGGTGGCCCTGGCGGGTGAGGGCGGCGGCTCTTGCGTCACCGTGCTTCCCCGGCGGTTGGCTTTCGGCACGGTGGCGGAAGGCATGACGGCGACGCGGCAGGTCACCGTCTACAACCGCTGCCGCGACAGCGTGAGCGTGAGCGACCTCGAGCTCGACACGCACCAGGGCGGCTACTTCACCCTGGCGCAGGCGCCGGCCAGCGTGTCGGTGCCCGCCGGGCAGAGTGTCCGGGTGGGCGTCACCTTCAGTCCCAAGGCGGGGAACACGGTGGTGAGCACCGGCAAGCTCGCCGTCACGGTGCGCGACGGAGGCTCCCTGGCCACGGAGGCGGTGGCGCTCGAAGGGCAGGGGGGCGTCTTCCCGCCGTGCCAGTACGCGCTGTCCCAGACGCTCGACTTCGGCAAGGTGCCGGTGGGCGCGGAGGTGGCGCTCGGGGCGACGCTGCGGAATACGGGGTCGGAGGCCTGCTACCTGGCCTCGATGCAGCTCGCGCAGGGCTCGGATGGCGCCTTCACGGCGACGCCGGTGGAGAATGGCGTGCTCGAGCCCGGCAAGAAGGCGTCGCTCGTCATCCGCTTCAAGCCGCCGGAAGAAGGCCGCTTCACGGGCCTGGCCGAGGCGTGGGTGAACCATCCCACGCTGGGGCATCCCCTGGTGCAGCTCCAGGGCGAGGGCGTGGTGGGGTGCTTCGCGTTGCAGCCCACGACGTTGGACTTCGGCGTCACCAAGCTGTCGTGCGGTCCTCGGACGCGTGAGCTGGTGGCGGTGAATTCGTGTGTGGGGCCCGTGCAGGTGAATCAGGTGGCGTTCGACGCGGACGCGGGGGAGTTCACCGTGGACGGCGGCGGCAATGCCCCGTGGACGCTGGGGCCCGCGAGCACGCGGCCCCTGACGGCGACGTACGCCCCGGTGGACGAGGGCGCGGACACGGCGGCGCTGCGCTTCACGCTCGCGGACGGCGCCGTCTACACGGTGGGCATGGTGGGCCTGGGGGTGACGAAGGCGGAGCAGACGGACCGCTTCTTCCAGGAGTCCCAGGCGAAGGTGGACGTGCTCTTCGTGGTGGATAACTCGGGCTCGATGATGGAGGAGCAGCAGAGCCTGGGACAGAACTTCGCCTCCTTCCTGAGCGCGGCGGACGGCGCGTCGGTGGACTACCGCATCGGCGTCACCACCACCGGCCTGGACCCGTCGCCGGGCGGCTGGTCCGAGTGCCCGGGCGGTGCGCAGGGTGGGGAGAATGGGCGCCTGTTCCCGGTGGACGGCTCGCGGCCCCGCATCATCACGCCGGGGACACCGGACGCGGCCACCGTGTTCGCCAACAACACGCGCGTGGGTGTGTGTCATTGGAACGAGCAGGGCCTGGAGGCCGCCTACCGCGCCCTGTCGGATCCGCTGCTCTACAGCGAGGACGACCCGCGCACGCCGCAGCCGAACGACGGCAACGGTGGCTTCCTGCGTGAGGACGCGCGTCTGGCCATCATCTTCGTCTCGGACGAGGAGGACTTCAGCGCGCAGCCGGTGTCCTTCTATGAGACGTACCTGATGGCGCTGAAGGGCAATGACCGCTCGAAGTTGAGCATCAACGCCATCGTCGGCCCCGCGGATCTGTCCAAGTGCCCGACGTCGAGCAGCTCGGGCAGCCGTTACAGCCAGTTGGCGCTGGCCACGGGGGGCGTTGTGGACAGCATCTGCACGCCGAACTGGGCCAGCTCGCTGGAGAAGCTCTCCGACAGTACCTTCGGCACCAACCGCAAGTTCCCGCTCTCGGAGACCCCGGCGGACCCGTCCAGCATCGTGGTCCATGTGGACGGTGTCCCGGTGACGTCGGGCTGGGAGTACGACGCCGGCGAGAACGCGGTCCTCTTCAACCGGGAGTCCGCGCCGTCCGTGGGCTCGCTGGTGGAGGTGACGTACGCGCTGGGCTGCGGCTGA
- a CDS encoding isocitrate lyase/PEP mutase family protein encodes MPPDTTAHAESFHALHQGPAPLILPNAWDAASARLFESLGAKAIATTSAGVAWAHGYPDGDSLPFEHLLATVNTITRIVRVPLTFDLEGGYSNDPGQVAVNAARLIEAGVVGINLEDGAGSPTALCEKIAHVRQASARLGVRLFINARTDVYLRGLVPEALRQDETLARAEQYRAAGADGFFVPGLVDAAGIQAITRGTPLPVNVLVRPGLPNAFELQRLGIRRLSSGSTIPLALWGQATALVSAFLADGRSEPLGQGAATYDTLNALMKPAAAP; translated from the coding sequence ATGCCTCCTGACACCACCGCCCACGCAGAGAGCTTCCACGCGCTTCATCAGGGCCCCGCGCCCCTCATCCTGCCCAACGCCTGGGACGCCGCCAGCGCGCGGCTCTTCGAGAGCCTGGGCGCGAAGGCCATCGCCACCACGAGCGCGGGCGTCGCGTGGGCCCATGGATATCCAGACGGTGACAGCCTCCCGTTCGAGCACCTGCTCGCGACCGTCAACACCATCACCCGCATCGTCCGGGTGCCGCTGACCTTCGACCTCGAAGGGGGCTACTCCAACGACCCGGGCCAGGTCGCTGTCAACGCCGCCCGCCTCATCGAAGCGGGCGTGGTGGGCATCAACCTCGAGGACGGCGCGGGCTCGCCCACCGCCCTGTGCGAGAAGATTGCCCACGTGAGACAGGCCAGCGCGCGGCTCGGCGTCCGCCTCTTCATCAACGCGCGCACCGACGTCTACCTCCGAGGGCTCGTGCCCGAGGCGCTGCGGCAGGACGAGACGCTCGCCCGCGCGGAGCAATACCGCGCGGCGGGGGCGGATGGCTTCTTCGTCCCCGGACTGGTGGATGCGGCGGGAATCCAGGCTATCACCCGAGGCACGCCCCTGCCCGTCAATGTCCTGGTCCGCCCTGGACTCCCCAACGCCTTCGAACTGCAACGGCTGGGTATTCGCAGGCTCTCCAGTGGATCGACCATTCCGCTGGCGCTGTGGGGGCAAGCCACCGCGCTGGTCTCCGCGTTCCTCGCCGATGGACGCTCCGAGCCGCTGGGCCAAGGCGCGGCCACCTACGACACCCTCAACGCCCTGATGAAACCCGCCGCGGCGCCCTGA
- the ogt gene encoding methylated-DNA--[protein]-cysteine S-methyltransferase: MPPPLRLLIDRASTPIGQIWVVCDEAGALRAVDWDEYEARMMRLLRLHYGEHGYALAPASDPFGRTTALQAYLRGDIRAIDDLPVATAGTDFQREVWRALRDIPAGATTSYSKLAERIGRPKAVRAVGMANGANPIGVVVPCHRVVGANASLTGYGGGLERKQWLLDHERRHAPPSLSQPQPD, from the coding sequence ATGCCTCCGCCGCTGCGACTGCTCATTGACCGCGCATCAACCCCCATTGGACAGATATGGGTCGTCTGCGACGAGGCCGGAGCGCTCCGCGCGGTCGACTGGGACGAGTACGAAGCGCGGATGATGCGCCTGCTGCGCCTGCATTACGGAGAGCACGGCTACGCGCTGGCCCCCGCGAGCGACCCCTTCGGGCGGACCACGGCGTTGCAGGCGTACCTGCGCGGAGACATCCGCGCCATCGACGACCTCCCCGTGGCCACCGCGGGCACGGACTTCCAACGCGAGGTCTGGCGCGCGCTTCGAGACATCCCCGCTGGAGCCACCACCAGCTACAGCAAGCTGGCCGAGCGCATCGGCCGCCCCAAGGCGGTGCGCGCGGTGGGCATGGCCAATGGCGCCAACCCGATTGGCGTCGTGGTGCCCTGCCACCGGGTGGTGGGCGCGAACGCGTCCCTCACCGGCTACGGCGGCGGACTCGAACGTAAACAATGGCTGCTCGACCACGAGCGCCGCCATGCACCGCCTTCCCTTTCCCAACCCCAGCCTGACTGA